A region of Ictidomys tridecemlineatus isolate mIctTri1 chromosome 4, mIctTri1.hap1, whole genome shotgun sequence DNA encodes the following proteins:
- the St6galnac6 gene encoding alpha-N-acetylgalactosaminide alpha-2,6-sialyltransferase 6 isoform X1: MPSVLRDSVSPSEVLVLVRREVLPVYTTGLRKVFVSALVTTGATEALTRPQTRVCPLSPFPSGAAVGRSHSRPEAPPTPRPGPGRRAAALGPGGRGLRRGLGGRSIADPGSRLPAPCEGLGGRGGGRSRAEEQRSAVFLILFALITILILYSSNSANEVFHYGSLRGRTRRPINLKKWSLTHGYIPILGNKTLPSRCHQCVIVTSSSHLLGTKLGPEIERAECTIRMNDAPTTGYSADVGNKTTFRVVAHSSVFRVLRRPQEFVNRTPETVFIFWGPPSKMQKPQGSLVRVIQRAGLAFPTMEAYAVSPARMQQFDDLFRGETGKDREKSHSWLSTGWFTMVIAVELCDHVHVYGMVPPDYCSQRPRLQRMPYHYYEPKGPDECVTYIQNEHSRKGNHHRFITEKRVFSSWAQLYGITFSHPSWT, encoded by the exons ATGCCCAGTGTGCTCCGGGACTCAGTTTCCCCGTCCGAGGTGCTGGTGCTGGTTAGGAGAGAAGTGCTCCCGGTTTACACTACAGGGCTCCGGAAAGTGTTTGTTAGTGCCCTGGTCACTACGGGCGCGACTGAGGCGCTCACGCGGCCGCAGACCCGGGTCTGCCCCCTCTCACCCTTCCCCTCCGGCGCCGCCGTGGGGCGGAGCCACTCGCGGCCCGAGGCTCCGCCCACTCCCAGGCCTGGGCCCGGGCGGCGCGCGGCGGCGCTAGGACCGGGCGGGCGGGGGCTGCGGCGGGGCCTGGGCGGCCGGAGCATCGCGGACCCCGGCTCTCGGCTCCCGGCGCCATGTGAGGGGCTCGGGGGCCGCGGGGGCGGGCGCTCCCGGGCGGAG GAGCAGCGGTCAGCGGTGTTCCTGATCCTCTTTGCCCTCATCACCATCCTCATCCTCTACAGCTCCAACAGTGCCAATGAGGTCTTCCATTACGGGTCCTTGCGGGGCCGCACGCGCCGGCCCATCAACCTCAAAAAGTGGAGCCTCACCCACGGCTACATCCCTATTCTCGGCAACAAG ACACTGCCCTCCCGGTGCCACCAGTGTGTGATTGTCACCAGCTCCAGCCACCTGCTGGGCACCAAACTGGGCCCCGAAATTGAGCGGGCGGAGTGCACCATCCGCATGAACGACGCGCCCACCACCGGCTACTCGGCCGATGTGGGCAACAAGACCACCTTCCGCGTGGTGGCCCATTCCAGCGTGTTCCGTGTGCTGCGGAGGCCCCAGGAGTTTGTCAACCGGACCCCCGAAACTGTGTTCATCTTCTGGGGCCCTCCGAGCAAGATGCAGAAGCCCCAGGGCAGCCTCGTGCGCGTCATCCAGCGGGCAGGCCTGGCCTTCCCCACCATGGAGGCCTACGCCGTCTCTCCCGCCCGCATGCAGCAGTTCGACGACCTCTTCCGGGGTGAGACGGGCAAGGACAG GGAAAAGTCCCATTCGTGGCTGAGCACAGGCTGGTTTACCATGGTGATTGCGGTGGAGCTGTGTGACCACGTGCACGTCTATGGCATGGTCCCCCCTGACTACTGCAG CCAGCGGCCCCGCCTGCAGCGCATGCCCTACCACTACTACGAGCCCAAGGGGCCCGACGAATGTGTCACCTACATCCAGAATGAGCACAGCCGCAAGGGGAACCACCACCGCTTCATCACGGAGAAGAGGGTCTTCTCGTCCTGGGCCCAGCTGTACGGCATCACCTTCTCCCACCCGTCCTGGACCTAG
- the St6galnac6 gene encoding alpha-N-acetylgalactosaminide alpha-2,6-sialyltransferase 6 isoform X4: MACSRPPSQCDPTSLPPGPPAGRWPLPLSRRRKEMSSNKEQRSAVFLILFALITILILYSSNSANEVFHYGSLRGRTRRPINLKKWSLTHGYIPILGNKGKVPFVAEHRLVYHGDCGGAV; the protein is encoded by the exons aTGGCTTGCTCGAGGCCCCCCAGCCA GTGTGACCCCACATCCCTGCCCCCTGGGCCACCTGCAGGACGCTGGCCCCTACCCCTCAGCAGACGCCGGAAAGAGATGAGTAGCAACAAA GAGCAGCGGTCAGCGGTGTTCCTGATCCTCTTTGCCCTCATCACCATCCTCATCCTCTACAGCTCCAACAGTGCCAATGAGGTCTTCCATTACGGGTCCTTGCGGGGCCGCACGCGCCGGCCCATCAACCTCAAAAAGTGGAGCCTCACCCACGGCTACATCCCTATTCTCGGCAACAAG GGAAAAGTCCCATTCGTGGCTGAGCACAGGCTGGTTTACCATGGTGATTGCGGTGGAGCTGTGTGA
- the Ak1 gene encoding adenylate kinase isoenzyme 1 isoform X1: MGCCTSGDPGSKGTKKATDDSPCSAAPHEKLKKSKIIFVVGGPGSGKGTQCEKIVQKYGYTHLSTGDLLRAEVSSGSARGKMLSEIMEKGQLVPLETVLDMLRDAMLAKVDSSKGFLIDGYPREVQQGEEFERRIGQPTLLLYVDAGPETMTQRLLKRGETSGRVDDNEETIKKRLETYYKATEPVIALYEKRGIVRKVNAEGSVDSVFSQICSHLDALK, from the exons ATGGGCTGCTGCACATCTGGGGACCCCGGGAGCAAGGGAACCAAGAAGGCCACAGATGACAGCCCCTGTAGTGCAGCCCCCCACG AGAAGCTGAAGAAAAGCAAGATCATCTTCGTGGTGG GGGGGCCTGGCTCAGGGAAGGGCACCCAGTGTGAGAAGATTGTGCAGAAATATGGCTACACCCACCTCTCCACGGGGGATCTCCTGCGGGCCGAAGTCAGCTCGGGCTCCGCCAGGGGCAAGATGCTCTCGGAAATCATGGAGAAGGGGCAGCTGGTGCCACTG GAGACCGTGTTGGACATGCTCCGAGACGCCATGCTGGCCAAAGTCGATTCTTCCAAAGGCTTTCTGATCGACGGCTACCCCAGGGAGGTAcagcagggagaagagtttgagCGGCGG ATCGGACAGCCCACGCTGCTGCTGTATGTGGACGCAGGCCCCGAGACCATGACCCAGAGGCTCCTGAAGCGCGGGGAGACCAGCGGGCGCGTGGACGACAACGAGGAGACCATCAAGAAGCGGCTGGAGACCTACTACAAGGCCACCGAGCCTGTCATCGCCCTCTATGAGAAGCGAGGCATCGTCCGCAAG GTCAATGCTGAGGGCTCCGTGGACAGCGTCTTCTCCCAGATCTGCTCCCACCTGGACGCCCTGAAGTAG
- the St6galnac6 gene encoding alpha-N-acetylgalactosaminide alpha-2,6-sialyltransferase 6 isoform X2, which produces MSSNKEQRSAVFLILFALITILILYSSNSANEVFHYGSLRGRTRRPINLKKWSLTHGYIPILGNKTLPSRCHQCVIVTSSSHLLGTKLGPEIERAECTIRMNDAPTTGYSADVGNKTTFRVVAHSSVFRVLRRPQEFVNRTPETVFIFWGPPSKMQKPQGSLVRVIQRAGLAFPTMEAYAVSPARMQQFDDLFRGETGKDREKSHSWLSTGWFTMVIAVELCDHVHVYGMVPPDYCSGPACSACPTTTTSPRGPTNVSPTSRMSTAARGTTTASSRRRGSSRPGPSCTASPSPTRPGPRPPVCGAPKGLRRSGSGPSHSTVGHLLTGQGCWSVFWPIRALMRVNPPAVRGPGASRSIRDLGFFVIYQAVRGICLVQSGSERSQSGSRGFSESV; this is translated from the exons ATGAGTAGCAACAAA GAGCAGCGGTCAGCGGTGTTCCTGATCCTCTTTGCCCTCATCACCATCCTCATCCTCTACAGCTCCAACAGTGCCAATGAGGTCTTCCATTACGGGTCCTTGCGGGGCCGCACGCGCCGGCCCATCAACCTCAAAAAGTGGAGCCTCACCCACGGCTACATCCCTATTCTCGGCAACAAG ACACTGCCCTCCCGGTGCCACCAGTGTGTGATTGTCACCAGCTCCAGCCACCTGCTGGGCACCAAACTGGGCCCCGAAATTGAGCGGGCGGAGTGCACCATCCGCATGAACGACGCGCCCACCACCGGCTACTCGGCCGATGTGGGCAACAAGACCACCTTCCGCGTGGTGGCCCATTCCAGCGTGTTCCGTGTGCTGCGGAGGCCCCAGGAGTTTGTCAACCGGACCCCCGAAACTGTGTTCATCTTCTGGGGCCCTCCGAGCAAGATGCAGAAGCCCCAGGGCAGCCTCGTGCGCGTCATCCAGCGGGCAGGCCTGGCCTTCCCCACCATGGAGGCCTACGCCGTCTCTCCCGCCCGCATGCAGCAGTTCGACGACCTCTTCCGGGGTGAGACGGGCAAGGACAG GGAAAAGTCCCATTCGTGGCTGAGCACAGGCTGGTTTACCATGGTGATTGCGGTGGAGCTGTGTGACCACGTGCACGTCTATGGCATGGTCCCCCCTGACTACTGCAG CGGCCCCGCCTGCAGCGCATGCCCTACCACTACTACGAGCCCAAGGGGCCCGACGAATGTGTCACCTACATCCAGAATGAGCACAGCCGCAAGGGGAACCACCACCGCTTCATCACGGAGAAGAGGGTCTTCTCGTCCTGGGCCCAGCTGTACGGCATCACCTTCTCCCACCCGTCCTGGACCTAGGCCACCCGTCTGTGGGGCACCCAAGGGGCTCAGGAGAAGTGGGTCTGGGCCCAGCCACTCTACCGTGGGCCATCTGCTGACCGGCCAAGGCTGCTGGAGTGTCTTCTGGCCAATCAGGGCCTTGATGAGGGTGAACCCTCCGGCAGTCAGAGGTCCCGGGGCATCTCGGTCAATCAGGGATTTGGGATTCTTTGTGATTTATCAGGCTGTCAGGGGAATCTGTCTTGTCCAGTCAGGGTCTGAGCGTAGTCAATCAGGGTCTAGGGGTTTTTCTGAGTCAGTCTGA
- the Ak1 gene encoding adenylate kinase isoenzyme 1 isoform X2 yields MEEKLKKSKIIFVVGGPGSGKGTQCEKIVQKYGYTHLSTGDLLRAEVSSGSARGKMLSEIMEKGQLVPLETVLDMLRDAMLAKVDSSKGFLIDGYPREVQQGEEFERRIGQPTLLLYVDAGPETMTQRLLKRGETSGRVDDNEETIKKRLETYYKATEPVIALYEKRGIVRKVNAEGSVDSVFSQICSHLDALK; encoded by the exons ATGGAAG AGAAGCTGAAGAAAAGCAAGATCATCTTCGTGGTGG GGGGGCCTGGCTCAGGGAAGGGCACCCAGTGTGAGAAGATTGTGCAGAAATATGGCTACACCCACCTCTCCACGGGGGATCTCCTGCGGGCCGAAGTCAGCTCGGGCTCCGCCAGGGGCAAGATGCTCTCGGAAATCATGGAGAAGGGGCAGCTGGTGCCACTG GAGACCGTGTTGGACATGCTCCGAGACGCCATGCTGGCCAAAGTCGATTCTTCCAAAGGCTTTCTGATCGACGGCTACCCCAGGGAGGTAcagcagggagaagagtttgagCGGCGG ATCGGACAGCCCACGCTGCTGCTGTATGTGGACGCAGGCCCCGAGACCATGACCCAGAGGCTCCTGAAGCGCGGGGAGACCAGCGGGCGCGTGGACGACAACGAGGAGACCATCAAGAAGCGGCTGGAGACCTACTACAAGGCCACCGAGCCTGTCATCGCCCTCTATGAGAAGCGAGGCATCGTCCGCAAG GTCAATGCTGAGGGCTCCGTGGACAGCGTCTTCTCCCAGATCTGCTCCCACCTGGACGCCCTGAAGTAG
- the St6galnac6 gene encoding alpha-N-acetylgalactosaminide alpha-2,6-sialyltransferase 6 isoform X3 — MACSRPPSQCDPTSLPPGPPAGRWPLPLSRRRKEMSSNKEQRSAVFLILFALITILILYSSNSANEVFHYGSLRGRTRRPINLKKWSLTHGYIPILGNKTLPSRCHQCVIVTSSSHLLGTKLGPEIERAECTIRMNDAPTTGYSADVGNKTTFRVVAHSSVFRVLRRPQEFVNRTPETVFIFWGPPSKMQKPQGSLVRVIQRAGLAFPTMEAYAVSPARMQQFDDLFRGETGKDREKSHSWLSTGWFTMVIAVELCDHVHVYGMVPPDYCSQRPRLQRMPYHYYEPKGPDECVTYIQNEHSRKGNHHRFITEKRVFSSWAQLYGITFSHPSWT; from the exons aTGGCTTGCTCGAGGCCCCCCAGCCA GTGTGACCCCACATCCCTGCCCCCTGGGCCACCTGCAGGACGCTGGCCCCTACCCCTCAGCAGACGCCGGAAAGAGATGAGTAGCAACAAA GAGCAGCGGTCAGCGGTGTTCCTGATCCTCTTTGCCCTCATCACCATCCTCATCCTCTACAGCTCCAACAGTGCCAATGAGGTCTTCCATTACGGGTCCTTGCGGGGCCGCACGCGCCGGCCCATCAACCTCAAAAAGTGGAGCCTCACCCACGGCTACATCCCTATTCTCGGCAACAAG ACACTGCCCTCCCGGTGCCACCAGTGTGTGATTGTCACCAGCTCCAGCCACCTGCTGGGCACCAAACTGGGCCCCGAAATTGAGCGGGCGGAGTGCACCATCCGCATGAACGACGCGCCCACCACCGGCTACTCGGCCGATGTGGGCAACAAGACCACCTTCCGCGTGGTGGCCCATTCCAGCGTGTTCCGTGTGCTGCGGAGGCCCCAGGAGTTTGTCAACCGGACCCCCGAAACTGTGTTCATCTTCTGGGGCCCTCCGAGCAAGATGCAGAAGCCCCAGGGCAGCCTCGTGCGCGTCATCCAGCGGGCAGGCCTGGCCTTCCCCACCATGGAGGCCTACGCCGTCTCTCCCGCCCGCATGCAGCAGTTCGACGACCTCTTCCGGGGTGAGACGGGCAAGGACAG GGAAAAGTCCCATTCGTGGCTGAGCACAGGCTGGTTTACCATGGTGATTGCGGTGGAGCTGTGTGACCACGTGCACGTCTATGGCATGGTCCCCCCTGACTACTGCAG CCAGCGGCCCCGCCTGCAGCGCATGCCCTACCACTACTACGAGCCCAAGGGGCCCGACGAATGTGTCACCTACATCCAGAATGAGCACAGCCGCAAGGGGAACCACCACCGCTTCATCACGGAGAAGAGGGTCTTCTCGTCCTGGGCCCAGCTGTACGGCATCACCTTCTCCCACCCGTCCTGGACCTAG